The Candidatus Eremiobacteraceae bacterium genome segment CGAGCCGGTCCGCCTTCCCGTCCATTGATAGGATAGTGAAGGCGAACACGGCGAGCAGCGACGCGATAAGGATTGCGCTGACGGCAAGATCGGGAAGCGGCGAACGCCATCCCAGAGTTTGCGCCAGTTCGTAGCCGCCGACGCAGACCGCCAGCGCGGTGACCGCGATGATCCACACGCGCGTGGCTTTCACGAGCTCGAGCGGATGACGGCTATAGAGTTTGTGGACGAGCAGGCTGTCGAGTGTATCGGTGACCGCCATGCCCGCGGAAAACATGAGACCGATGACGACTGCGGCGATGACGCCGCCGCCGGTCGTGAAGGCTAAGGCATATGTGGCGACTTGGCTGGACGTATCGAATCCCAGACCGAACAGCAATCCGATCGTCATGGCGGCGAGAGGGCTGCTCGCCGCGCGAAGCGATTTCGGCAAGAGGGCGAATTTGAGCCCGTACGTTCCCTTGCTGGTGGGGACCGAGAGCTGCCGGACGTTATACGCCGCCAATGCGAAGAGCGTGAGTATGCTCACCCAGGTGCCGATCGTTTCGATGAGCTCGCCTTTGACGGCGATACGGCTGCCGAGCAGGCCGGCAAGCGCTGCGATCGACAGCACCATGACGGAGTGGCCGCCGGCGAAGAGCGTTCCAAAGAACTTGCTGAGTCTGCGGCCCGCCGACACGCCGTTGCGCGTGAGATTGTCGATTGCGGCGAGATGATCCGGATCCGCGCCGTGGCGTAAACCTAACGCGAAAACCGTAAACGCCGAAGCGCCGAGGCCGATCGGGAGCGTGGAATCGATCATGTCGCGAGGATCCTTTCTGCTTATCCTGACGTCAGGCGGTGTGCGGCGACTTGGAATGCATCTGGCTGTGAACGTGGCCCGGACGAATCGCGTAGCCTGCGATCGCTGCGATCGTCAGGGCTATAACGGACCACGCGGGCACCTGGATGATGCCGTTCGCAATCCCTTGACCGAACATCACTGCGCCAATCAACGAGATTACTGCGGCGGAGATGAGCGGCCCGAAAACGATCGCTCGTTCAAATTTCGGACTGCGCGCGATGAGCGCAGCTCCGCGTACGACGGCTATCCCTAGTCCGGTGAGCACCGCGGCGAGACCAACACCGAATGCCACGATGATGATGAGGCCGTATCCGAGCTGGTGCAACGTCAGCGCCGTGAGCATGACGACGAGCGCGGCCGGGCAGGGCGCGATGTTGCCGCTCATGGCGATGAGCATGACGCTGCGAAACGAGAGCGGCGCATTTCCTGGAATAGCGTGGCTGTGGCCGTGCGCGCTGTGGCTATGGTCGTGGCCGGCGTCGAGGCCTTGACCATGCTCATGTCTATGACCGTGCTCGTGAGCGTCGCCTCGTCTTGAGCGGACAAAACGCGCGAGCGCGTTCGCTCCAAGCCAGACGACTGCGACGCCGGAGATCACGGTGACCCACGGGTAGACCGCTTCCGGCACGATCCACTGCGCTGCCGAGAGCAACGCGAGACCGAGGAGAAGTACGCCGGCAGTGTGGGCGATCGTCAAGCCGGCGGCAAGTAGTAAAGCTTGTTTCGGCGTTGCGCGCGCGCCGACGAGCGAGACGGCGAGCAACGTCTTGCCGTGCCCCGGTTCCAGCGCGTGCAGCGCGCCGAGACCGATCGCGGCGAGCAGAGTGAGAACAACGACGAGCACGCTTGTGGGCCCGCGCGCCATCATGTCGGCAAGGGCGTTCGAACGGATCTGTGATGACGGTGCTGCGGCATCTGCGCCCGGAGCGGCGGCCGATGCGGCGATCCACGTGTTGCTCGCCGGTCGCCTTAGCGTCGCGGTGCTCACGTCGCGCGGCGACGTCAACATCGCGGTGGGATAGTGCGTGAGTTCGTCGGTCGGCTCGGTTGCGGGCGCGATCACGACGTCTTTCCAACCTATCCGGTCGGGAAATGTCCGGTCGTCGATGGTGAGCGTTCGAGCCGCTCCCGGGCGAACGAGAAAATCGTCGACCCAGTAGAGCGTGGGCAGTCCGCCGGCTCCCGGGCGCGTGCGCACAAGCGGTGCGCCCAGCGCAACTAACGGAAGCCGAGTGCCTTGGGCTGCGACCAACAAGCCGCCAGTCACGACGGTGACCTCCGAATCGGCCCACGCTCGCAGGCCGGACTTGTCTAGCACGCCGCTCGCGCTTCGCGCACGCATGACGGCGAACGTCGGGATCTCGGCCATGTCTAGAGCATAGCGGATACGCAGCGCATCGCCCGACTGGCGCACTTTCACGAGATGGTTGATCGTGAAGTTGCCCAACGGATGCGCCGATGCCGTTCCGCGAGAGCCGGCGAAGCAAAGAAGCGCCGCAAACAACGCGGCCCAAGCCGCAATGCGTTTACAGGATGGGAACCGACGCAAGCTATCGCTCATCTTCGTCATTAACGGGCGACGACTGAATTCGGATTACGGTGACGCGCGGAATTTTGCGGCAGCAGCAAGCCGATGAGCACACTGGACCGTTATACGGATGACCATGCTTCGAATGACGGCCGACCGACCTCCCTTTGTGGAGCGCTTCTTTGTCCGCGCGGACAACGCAGTGCGCGTCTTGCGTCCGGTCGCGTCCAGAGGCGCCGGCAGCGGCGCGGGCGAAAACGCCGTCGTGCAGATTGACGATGGCACGATTGTCAAGCGTATTGCCGATGGCGACCACGGCGCGTTCGCGGCGTTATACGACAAACACTCTGCGCTCGTGTACGGCGTCGCAAAGCGTGTGCTCGGCAACCGGGAGCAAGCCGAAGACGTCACCCAATCCGTTTTTCTCCAAGTGTGGGCGAGGCCTGAAGCGTTCGCCGGCGGCAACTTCGCGGCGTGGATCGCTCGCGTCGCGCGAAACGCGTCGCTCGATATCTTACGCAGTGCGGCCGTGCGTACGCGCGAACCCGAAATCTCAATCGACCTGCCGGCCGAGGGTGCGCTCGAAGAACAAGTCTTCGAGCGCGTGCGGGCGACCGCGCTCGCCACAGCCGTTGCAGCCCTTCCCGAAGATCAGCGCATCGCAATCGAGCAAGCATATTTCGCGGGCCTCAGCTATCGCGAGGTGGCCGATCGGCTGAACGCACCCCTCGGAACCGTGAAAAGCCGCATCCGCATGGGTCTGCGCAAGCTCCTCGAGTCCTTGCAGCAAGTGGTGCCGACATGAGCACGGCGCACACCGACGAAATGCGGGAGCTCGCCGCGCTGTACGCCCTCAACGCCGTCGACGCGACGGAGTGCGCCATGGTGCGCGCACATATCCTCACGTGCGACGTGTGCCGCAAGGAGTATGCCGACGCGATGGTCGCGGCAAGCGGGCTTGCGGCGTCGGTCGCCACCCCGCCGCCGCCGGATCTGCGAGCGATCGTATTGGCCGCCGCAGCCGCGCAGCCGCGGTCCAAGAGCGTCGTATCCATTTTCCGGCGCAAGCGCTTTTATGCGGCACTCGTCGGTGTCGCCGCCGTGATCGCCGCGCTCTTCGTCTTTCACACGCCGAGCGGGTCCACGTGGCCACTCGCGTGTCTGCCTTCGCCCACCGCTTGCGGCGTGAGCGGCCGCGTGGTTGCGGCGGGCGGCGTGCTGCGAGTCGAAGCGAATGGACTTGCGGCTCTGCCGTCGGGCAAAGTGTATCAGGCGTGGATCATCCAGCCAGGTGGCAAGCCGGTACCGGAGCCGACTTTTGTTCCCGACGCAGGCGGTCGAGCCGCTGTCGAGGTGCCTTCGGGTCAGCCGAAAGGTACGCTGATCGCCGTCACCATCGAGCCGGCCGGCGGCTCGCAAGCGCCGACCACGAAACCATTCGTCGCGGCAACGCTTGACTAATTGATTCCTTTTGGTAGGAGGGTGAGCTCGTACTAGGGCAAGCATCGCTTGCCCAATTGGGTGAGCGATGCTCACCCTAGTACGGTTGCCCTCTAATTAGATCGTCGGTATTACAGTATTAAGCAGCGCGAAATACGAGCGCCGCGTTGAGTCCGCCGAATCCGAAACTATTGGACAGCACCACGTCTTGTTTGAGCGGGGTCGGCACTTCGGGCGAATAGCGCAGGTCGCAGTCGGCGCCCGGCATCTCCAAATTGATCGTGGGCACGACGACGCCTTCGAGGATGCCCATCGCGCACAGCCCAGCCTCGATCGCGCCGGTCGCACCGAGCGCGTGCCCGGTCATTCCTTTGGTTCCCGAAACGATTATGCGATCGGCGGCGGCGCCGAAGAGCGCACGGATAGTCCTGCTCTCGGTTGAGTCGTTGAGCGGCGTCGACGAACCGTGCGCGTTGATGTGATCCACTTGGGCCGGTTCGACGCCGGCCTCGCGCATTGCACGCGCCATCGCGCGGCCGGCCTCACGGCCGTCTTCGCGCGGCGCCGTCATGTGGTCGCCGTCATTCGTGAGCCCGTAGCCTGCGATTTCGGCGTACGGCACCGCGCCGCGCGCCACCACCTCCTCTTCGCGCTCGAGGAGCAGCAGACACGCGCCTTCGGACATGACGAACCCGTCGCGGCCGGCGTCGAACGGGCGGCTCGCCGACCCTGGATCAGCGTTTCGCGTCGACATCGACTTGATGATGTCGAACGCGCCGAAGGTGAGCGGCGCTAGCGGCGCCTCAACGCCACCGGCGAGGGCCGCTCGGCAAACGCCATCGCGGACGGCACGAAACGCATCACCGATGGCGACGGCGCCGGCGGCACACGAATTGGAGTTCGACTGCGTGGGACCGTGCAATCCGAAGTGGATGGCGACGTTGCAACACGATGAGGCGCCGAAGACATTGAGGGCGAGCGATGGATGAACCCCGCGTAGCCCGTGCTCGCTATAGCTCTTATACTGCGATTCGGCGAAGACCACACCCCCGAGGGCGGTGCCGATCCATGCGCCTATTTCCGGATCGTCGCCGCTAGGCGTCACGCCGGCATCATCGAACGCGAGACGCGCCGCCGAAATCGCGAACTGGCTGAACCGTTCGGTGCGCTGCGCCTGTTTGCGGTTGAGAAATGCCACAGCGTCGAAATCGTCGATCTGCCCGGCGACCTTTGATCGCATGTCCGTGACATCGAACCTGTCGAGCGCCTTCACACCGCGCTTGCCCGCGAGCGCGCTGGCCCACAATTCCTTGCGGCCGATGCCGATCGGCGTGATCGCTCCGATACCGGTGATGAAGACGCGGCTCTTCACGTGCGGGCCTCCGCTAGTGCTTTGAAGCAAGCGAGCGTCTTGCTCGCAATGGCTTGGATGAAGTAGTCCCCGATGATCCGCCGGCCGATCCAGTCGCCTACGAATGGAACGAGCCTGAAATCGAGTTCGTGCTCGATGATCACCCGCGTCCCATTGGGCAGCGGTTCGAAGCGCCACGCAACTTCCATTCCAGCAGTCCAGCCTGAAACGTGAGTGAATTCGATTCGAGGAGTTGCCGGATCGAGACGCTCGACCGCGGTCCAGCGCACGCCGATCCGCCCGCGCCGGGCAGCCATCACGGCGAGCCGTTCCCGCGGCCCCTCCGTGAGGACGTGCACGTAACGGTAGTGAGGAAGCAGCTCCGGCCAGCGGCTCACGTCCTCGGCGAGTGCGTAGATCTCGTGAGCCGGAGCGGCGATGTCGATCGACGTCGAAGCATGCATCACGCGAGCAGCCGTGCGAGCAGCGCCGGCGAGAGTGCGCGGGCAGCGGGTGCGGCCCCCGCGATCGCCGCCAACACGGTTTCCGCGACCGCAGGATCTCGTCGCACGCTTCGAGCCGCGCGCGCCCGCATGAGCGGCGTGCGTATGACCAAATCGACTGCCGCGGCCAGAATGCGGCGCGGCAGAACGAGTTCGCGCCGGGCGCGCCCAAGCGCGCGGGCCACGTGGGACGCGCGTTGGCCAGCAAGCAATGCAAGTGCCGCGTCGGCGCCGGCGCTCGAACTTTCCAGCGCGATCGCGACGCCTTGGCCGACGAACGGATCGAGCATGCCGGCAGCGTCGCCGGTCAACATGACCCGTCCGGCAACGAGGCGCGCGGGTTCGTATCGCAGCGGTCCGACCGCGACGCGCTTTTCGAGACGCGAAGCCTCAAAGCGCAAGCGGCCGGCGGACAGCTCGTCGACGATCGCGTCGGCGGCCTCATCGCCGGCAACGGGGCGGGGCATCACCAGCATCGCGTTTGTTATCTCGTCACCGAGCGGATTGCGCGCGTAGTAGCCGCCGGCGCCGATGCACATCTCTAAGGTGTCGTCCGAGCGGCTACTCGCGCCACGTAAGTGACCGCCGACCGCCCAACGCCCGCCGCGACCTTGCGCGCCGGCAAGCCCGCAGCGCGCTGCCACGGTAGACCATGCGCCATCCGCACCGATCAAGACCCGAACGCGACTCGACTGATCGGCTCCATCGGCATCGCGGAAGGCGACGCGCAGCATTTCCCCTTCATCCACCGCGTGAAGAAATGCGCCGTGCACTTCGCGTGCGCCGCACGAGAGGGCTGCATCGCGAAGCGCGTTGTCGAGCGTCGCTCGCGACAGCGAAAGCGCTCCATCGCCCGGCAAGGTCAGGAGCACGGGGTCGGAGCCGAATGCGGCGAGCGAGACGCGACGCAACCGGTGAGCTCCGGAAAGCACGGCATCGGCGCAGCGCAGATCGCGTAACGCCGCGATCGCTCCGGGGCTCAGGTATTCGCCGCAGACTTTCGTGCGCGGAAAACGTGAGCGTTCGAGAAGCGCCACGTCGACGCCGACGCGCGCGAGGCGCAACGCGATGGACGACCCGGCCGGCCCTGCGCCGACGATCATCACGTCGGCGTTCATCGGCCACCCGACAGCGTCATCCGTGCGGCGAAATGCGTGCGCGCCGAGATGCGCGTCCAACGCGCTTCGAACGCAAGCGCGCGAGCCTCGCTTGGCGAGTACGCGCGCCGCACGGAAAGTGGACCGTCGTGCAGTGTGAATCGATTCCGGGTGAAAAGCGGAAACGCGGCCCTTGCCAGCAGCCAGCCCGCCACGCTTCGCCGCAGATCGTTGACGATCACGTCGCGTCCGACCCGCGCCATCTCGGCGAGCGCGCGGACCGCCTCCGGGGGATCGAAGTGATGCAGCGCAAGATTGCACGTGACGAGATCGAAGCTGCGGTCGGGAAAGGGAAGCGCGCCTGCATCGGCATGGACGAGTTCGATGTCGGTCCGTCCCCGCACGCGCTCGGCCGCGGCGGTGAGCGCCCGGGCCGAACGGTCGAGCGCGACGCATGTGGATGAGATGCCGCGCGCGCGAAGGTGATCGACGATGGCGACCGGCATATCGGCGCTGCCGGTGCCGATGTCGAGAATCGTGCGCGGGGACACGGCCAGCCGGTTGACTTCTATCACAGTTGCGCGCACGCCACCAAGCCATTTATTGATCATCGCGAGGTCGCGGAAGTTCTCGCTCCACTCGTTTGGCGAGCCCGCGCCCTCGTCGTCCATGAGTTCAGCTTGCGCTAAGCGTTGCATTGGAACGACTCGGTACGACGCAGGTCACTTCTCGACCCGCCCACTTCCGCTTTGGCTTTAAGTTGGGTATGATTGTCCTATTGAACGGGCGACATGCGCCTCGAAAGGTATCCGAAGCATTGTGAGCGCGAGCAGCACGAAAACTATGCCCAGAAAACACTCCGACGGAGCAGCCGTGCCGGCCGATGTCATCGCGATCGCAACCCGCGCCGCACGAGCCGTCAGCCGCGAGCATACCTCCGACGTCCAAAGCGTTGACGACGCGCTCGCGTTCGTCCTCACGCGCCCTATGGCCACACCCAGGGAAATGGGAGCGGCATTCGATCAATTCATCGCCGCCGCCGCGGATCTCGCGGGCTGCATGGTGCAAAGCCGCATCACGCCCGGCCTCAGCGGTGTGACGATATCTTGGGACAAGAGCACCGTGCCATCGCGCGATTGGCTTCGTAGACTCGAAGCAGAGATCGTCGCGTTTGGCGCGTGCAGCGGACTACAGGTCTGGTTCCGCCGCCACTGATCAGAGGTCAGGCGCCCGATTCACCACCCGCGGGCCCGTAGAACATCACCCACGTGCCGAAGTCATCGCTGAAGTCCTCGAACCGGTGATCGATTCCGGCCGGCACGAATAGCGCGTCGCCGGTCGCGAAACGATGCCGGACATCGCCGTTTTTGAACCAACCGCTGCCGCTCGCGATCACGTAGAGCTCATCTCGCGTGTGCGTCCGCTGCTCGTCCACGCCGTGAGGCGCATAGAATTCCAGCGAGAGCGTTCCATGCGTGAACACGTCGGCGGCAAGCGATCCGGGTGACGGACCTAACGCCGCCGCCGATTCGAGCGGAAAGTGATGTCGATCCGTCACTGCGTCGTCGCTAACCGATTTTCTCGCTCACCGACTTGGCCTGCATGAACAGCAAGAGATAGTCCGGGCCGCCTGCCTTGGAGTCGGTCCCCGACATGTTGAACCCGCCGAACGGATGCGCACCGACCATCGCGCCCGTGCACTTGCGATTCAAATACAGATTGCCGACGTGGAATTCGTCGCGCGCTCGGGCGAGCTTAGCGGCGTCGCTCGAGTAGACAGCGCCGGTGAGCCCGAACTCCGTGTTGTTGGCGATCTCGAGCGCGTGATCGAAGTCCTTCGCCTTGATCACTGCCAAAACGGGCCCGAATATCTCTTCCTGCGCCAGCTTTCCGTCGGGTGGGATGTCCGCGAATACGGTCGGTTCGGCGAACCATCCTTCGTTGCCAACTCGCCCGCCGCCCGACACGAGCCGTCCTTCGCGTTTGCCTTCTTCGACATACGATTGGATCTTTTTGAGCGAGCGCTCGTTGATGACGGGTCCCATGTAATTGCTTGGATCGGCGGCATCGCCGACGCTGATCTTCTTCACTCGTTCTGCGAGTTTGGCGATGAATTCGTCGTAGATGGGCGCTTCGACGATTGCGCGCGAGCACGCCGAGCACTTCTGTCCTTGGTATCCGTACGCGGCTTGCGCCACGCCTTCAACGGCGGCATCGAGATCGGCGTCGGCGGCGACGACGATCGAATCCTTGCCGCCCATCTCGGCCACCACACGTTTGATCCAGATCTGACCGGGTTGCGGTTGGGCCGCCAGTTGATTCACGCGCAGTCCGATTTCTTTCGAACCGGTGAAGGCGATGTAACGCACGCGGGGATTTTTAACCAATTCATCGCCGATGGCGCCGCCAGATCCGGTTATGAAGTTCAAGACGCCCGGTGGCAAGCCGACGCTCTCGAGCAGTTCGACGAACTTTGCAGCAACGACCGGCGAATCGCTTGAGGGCTTGAGAACGACGGTGTTGCCGGTGACGATCGACGCTGCGGTCATGCCCACCATGATGGCGAACGCGAAGTTCCACGGCGGGATGATCACACCGACGCCCAATGGTATGTAGTGCATCCCATTTTTTTCACCGGGGATCGGCGTGACCGGATGGGTACCGTCGAAGCGCAGCATCTCGCGCGCGTAATACTCGAGGAAGTCTATGCCTTCAGCGACATCTCCATCTGCCTCGATCCAACTTTTTCCAACCTCGAGCACGAGCCACGCGTCGAATTCGAACCGGCGCCGGCGCACTTCCGCGGCCGCCTTGAACAGCAGGTCGGCGCGGCGAGAAGCGGGGACGCGCGACCAGGTTTTGAACGCTGCCTCTGCGGCCGTGACCGCCGCTTGAGCCTGCTCGACTGTGGCGGCCTGCACGGTGCCGATCACTTCGGACGGCTTGGAGGGGTTGTTCGACGCGGTCTGTTTCGGCGACGTCACGCGTTTGCCGCCGATGACCAGG includes the following:
- a CDS encoding NAD(P)/FAD-dependent oxidoreductase produces the protein MDAHLGAHAFRRTDDAVGWPMNADVMIVGAGPAGSSIALRLARVGVDVALLERSRFPRTKVCGEYLSPGAIAALRDLRCADAVLSGAHRLRRVSLAAFGSDPVLLTLPGDGALSLSRATLDNALRDAALSCGAREVHGAFLHAVDEGEMLRVAFRDADGADQSSRVRVLIGADGAWSTVAARCGLAGAQGRGGRWAVGGHLRGASSRSDDTLEMCIGAGGYYARNPLGDEITNAMLVMPRPVAGDEAADAIVDELSAGRLRFEASRLEKRVAVGPLRYEPARLVAGRVMLTGDAAGMLDPFVGQGVAIALESSSAGADAALALLAGQRASHVARALGRARRELVLPRRILAAAVDLVIRTPLMRARAARSVRRDPAVAETVLAAIAGAAPAARALSPALLARLLA
- the pruA gene encoding L-glutamate gamma-semialdehyde dehydrogenase translates to MATVLDTIAPFANEPIITFRDEKSKSAMLDALKSVRASFGTTYDLVIGGKRVTSPKQTASNNPSKPSEVIGTVQAATVEQAQAAVTAAEAAFKTWSRVPASRRADLLFKAAAEVRRRRFEFDAWLVLEVGKSWIEADGDVAEGIDFLEYYAREMLRFDGTHPVTPIPGEKNGMHYIPLGVGVIIPPWNFAFAIMVGMTAASIVTGNTVVLKPSSDSPVVAAKFVELLESVGLPPGVLNFITGSGGAIGDELVKNPRVRYIAFTGSKEIGLRVNQLAAQPQPGQIWIKRVVAEMGGKDSIVVAADADLDAAVEGVAQAAYGYQGQKCSACSRAIVEAPIYDEFIAKLAERVKKISVGDAADPSNYMGPVINERSLKKIQSYVEEGKREGRLVSGGGRVGNEGWFAEPTVFADIPPDGKLAQEEIFGPVLAVIKAKDFDHALEIANNTEFGLTGAVYSSDAAKLARARDEFHVGNLYLNRKCTGAMVGAHPFGGFNMSGTDSKAGGPDYLLLFMQAKSVSEKIG
- a CDS encoding methyltransferase domain-containing protein, producing MQRLAQAELMDDEGAGSPNEWSENFRDLAMINKWLGGVRATVIEVNRLAVSPRTILDIGTGSADMPVAIVDHLRARGISSTCVALDRSARALTAAAERVRGRTDIELVHADAGALPFPDRSFDLVTCNLALHHFDPPEAVRALAEMARVGRDVIVNDLRRSVAGWLLARAAFPLFTRNRFTLHDGPLSVRRAYSPSEARALAFEARWTRISARTHFAARMTLSGGR
- a CDS encoding anti-sigma factor — translated: MSTAHTDEMRELAALYALNAVDATECAMVRAHILTCDVCRKEYADAMVAASGLAASVATPPPPDLRAIVLAAAAAQPRSKSVVSIFRRKRFYAALVGVAAVIAALFVFHTPSGSTWPLACLPSPTACGVSGRVVAAGGVLRVEANGLAALPSGKVYQAWIIQPGGKPVPEPTFVPDAGGRAAVEVPSGQPKGTLIAVTIEPAGGSQAPTTKPFVAATLD
- a CDS encoding sigma-70 family RNA polymerase sigma factor, with translation MTMLRMTADRPPFVERFFVRADNAVRVLRPVASRGAGSGAGENAVVQIDDGTIVKRIADGDHGAFAALYDKHSALVYGVAKRVLGNREQAEDVTQSVFLQVWARPEAFAGGNFAAWIARVARNASLDILRSAAVRTREPEISIDLPAEGALEEQVFERVRATALATAVAALPEDQRIAIEQAYFAGLSYREVADRLNAPLGTVKSRIRMGLRKLLESLQQVVPT
- a CDS encoding SRPBCC family protein, whose product is MHASTSIDIAAPAHEIYALAEDVSRWPELLPHYRYVHVLTEGPRERLAVMAARRGRIGVRWTAVERLDPATPRIEFTHVSGWTAGMEVAWRFEPLPNGTRVIIEHELDFRLVPFVGDWIGRRIIGDYFIQAIASKTLACFKALAEART
- a CDS encoding cupin domain-containing protein, coding for MTDRHHFPLESAAALGPSPGSLAADVFTHGTLSLEFYAPHGVDEQRTHTRDELYVIASGSGWFKNGDVRHRFATGDALFVPAGIDHRFEDFSDDFGTWVMFYGPAGGESGA
- a CDS encoding beta-ketoacyl-[acyl-carrier-protein] synthase family protein — protein: MKSRVFITGIGAITPIGIGRKELWASALAGKRGVKALDRFDVTDMRSKVAGQIDDFDAVAFLNRKQAQRTERFSQFAISAARLAFDDAGVTPSGDDPEIGAWIGTALGGVVFAESQYKSYSEHGLRGVHPSLALNVFGASSCCNVAIHFGLHGPTQSNSNSCAAGAVAIGDAFRAVRDGVCRAALAGGVEAPLAPLTFGAFDIIKSMSTRNADPGSASRPFDAGRDGFVMSEGACLLLLEREEEVVARGAVPYAEIAGYGLTNDGDHMTAPREDGREAGRAMARAMREAGVEPAQVDHINAHGSSTPLNDSTESRTIRALFGAAADRIIVSGTKGMTGHALGATGAIEAGLCAMGILEGVVVPTINLEMPGADCDLRYSPEVPTPLKQDVVLSNSFGFGGLNAALVFRAA